A genomic stretch from Pseudomonas alkylphenolica includes:
- a CDS encoding DUF2271 domain-containing protein: MHKTAITLALAGATALPVAAQAREITLQTTLKEYRGNEAYLAIYITDAQGHYQRTLWVAGKKAKYYKHLPGWVRSGNQRSEYDGLTGASVGSGETLEVAVELEDALIDAGYEIRIDSAVEDKRDNRAEIRLPLTAQASSVEGSAQGYVDRFGYRF; this comes from the coding sequence ATGCACAAGACCGCCATCACCCTCGCACTGGCTGGCGCCACCGCGCTGCCGGTCGCCGCCCAAGCCCGTGAAATCACCCTGCAGACCACCCTCAAGGAATACCGGGGCAACGAAGCCTATCTGGCCATCTACATCACCGATGCCCAGGGCCATTATCAGCGCACTCTCTGGGTGGCCGGCAAGAAGGCCAAGTACTACAAGCATTTGCCGGGCTGGGTGCGTTCAGGCAACCAGCGCTCTGAATACGACGGCCTCACCGGCGCCAGCGTCGGCAGCGGCGAAACGCTGGAGGTAGCTGTCGAGCTCGAAGATGCCTTGATCGACGCAGGATACGAGATCCGTATCGACAGCGCCGTCGAGGACAAGCGCGACAACCGCGCCGAGATCAGGCTGCCGCTGACCGCACAGGCCAGCTCGGTGGAAGGCAGTGCGCAGGGCTATGTCGACCGCTTCGGCTATCGGTTCTGA
- a CDS encoding PepSY domain-containing protein, which yields MSQRIHLVASLALGLLLLISAVTGLGLASSQLLKQLQAPTSPDSVAQIAERIAATVRGIERIERVPSGELHVRYSTAENSGVLRVDPASGAVIGPYESSALMDWIRDLHRELLLGAAGRWLSGLAVLGLLLLSLSGAWLLARRLGGWRRLLLPIAPGRGLSHWHTVVARWTLPVLALLALSGLYLSASSLALIGGDEEVGPDYPEAAYSALATALGSLPVLRHLALEELRELDFPRDSQEGNYYSLRTATGEGFVNAASGQWISYQRYGLPQRLYETAYTLHTGASSVFWSLVLAASSVALLFLTGSGLQAWWRRKRLIGDLHGNAPADQAQVILLVGSQGGSTWHYARQLHAQLQAAGQRVHVASMNQLQPHYPQASHLLLLASTYGDGQAPESASEFLERLKRSRPSKDLETALVGFGDSRFQHFCGFAQQVEQQLERQGFASSLALQCIDRAEPAALQKLAQNLGEWLGCALQLVPAQPHVALQRLQLLSRELYGEQSESPAAILRFAQQPEPRPRGLARLWQRRARFMPGDLLAIRPGDGHAPRFYSIASSDEDEAVEICVRRQPGGLCSSRLHELRPGDCLEGFIQAHPDFRPAAGRHPVILVGAGTGLAPLIGFVRKNANQRSIHLYWGGRHPQSDFLYERELEAYLADGRLTGLSLAFSQGPQPRYVQDRLREDAQRLAILFQQGAQVLVCGSREMAAGVREVIEPLLQGQGSSVEQFRLQGRYREDVY from the coding sequence ATGTCGCAGCGCATCCATCTGGTTGCCAGCCTCGCGCTGGGGCTTCTCCTTCTGATCTCGGCCGTGACCGGCCTTGGCCTTGCCAGCAGCCAGTTGCTCAAACAGCTGCAGGCACCGACGTCCCCTGACAGCGTGGCGCAGATTGCCGAGCGCATCGCTGCAACCGTGCGGGGCATCGAGCGCATCGAACGCGTGCCCAGTGGCGAACTGCACGTGAGATACAGCACGGCCGAAAACAGCGGCGTGCTGCGGGTCGATCCGGCCAGCGGCGCGGTGATTGGTCCCTATGAATCTTCCGCCCTGATGGACTGGATCCGCGACCTGCACCGCGAGCTGCTGCTTGGCGCGGCCGGACGCTGGCTGAGCGGCCTGGCCGTGCTGGGCCTGCTGCTGCTCAGCCTGAGCGGGGCCTGGCTGTTGGCCCGCCGCTTGGGTGGCTGGCGCCGGCTGCTGCTGCCGATTGCACCGGGCAGGGGCCTGTCGCACTGGCACACGGTGGTGGCGCGTTGGACGCTACCGGTCCTGGCGCTTCTGGCGCTGAGCGGGCTGTACCTGTCGGCTAGCAGTCTGGCGCTGATCGGTGGCGATGAAGAGGTCGGTCCGGACTACCCCGAGGCCGCCTATTCGGCGCTGGCCACCGCCCTGGGCAGCCTGCCGGTGCTGCGCCATCTGGCGCTGGAAGAACTGCGTGAACTGGACTTTCCCCGCGACAGCCAGGAGGGCAACTACTACAGCCTGCGCACGGCGACCGGTGAGGGCTTCGTCAATGCCGCCAGTGGCCAGTGGATCAGCTATCAGCGTTACGGCCTGCCCCAGCGTCTGTATGAAACCGCTTACACGCTACACACCGGCGCCAGTTCGGTGTTCTGGTCGCTGGTGCTCGCGGCCAGCAGTGTGGCGCTGCTGTTTCTCACCGGCTCGGGCCTGCAGGCCTGGTGGCGGCGCAAGCGGCTGATCGGCGATCTGCACGGTAATGCCCCTGCCGATCAGGCGCAGGTCATCCTGCTGGTCGGCAGCCAAGGCGGGAGCACCTGGCACTACGCCCGCCAGCTGCATGCGCAGCTGCAGGCGGCCGGTCAACGGGTGCACGTCGCCAGCATGAATCAGTTGCAGCCTCACTATCCGCAGGCCAGTCACCTGCTGTTACTGGCCTCGACCTATGGCGACGGCCAGGCGCCCGAGTCGGCCAGCGAGTTTCTCGAGCGGCTCAAGCGCAGCCGGCCGTCGAAAGATCTGGAAACCGCCCTGGTGGGCTTTGGCGACTCGCGTTTCCAGCATTTTTGCGGCTTTGCCCAGCAGGTGGAGCAGCAGCTTGAACGGCAAGGTTTTGCGTCTTCGCTGGCGCTGCAGTGCATCGATCGTGCTGAGCCGGCGGCGCTTCAGAAACTGGCGCAGAACCTGGGCGAGTGGCTGGGTTGCGCGCTGCAGCTCGTTCCGGCGCAGCCGCATGTGGCCCTGCAGCGCCTGCAGTTGCTCAGCCGGGAGCTCTATGGCGAGCAGAGCGAGTCGCCGGCGGCCATCCTGCGCTTTGCGCAGCAGCCCGAGCCGCGCCCGCGTGGCCTGGCGCGTCTCTGGCAGCGTCGTGCCCGTTTCATGCCAGGCGACCTGTTGGCGATCCGCCCGGGCGATGGTCATGCGCCGCGTTTTTACTCGATCGCCAGCAGCGACGAGGACGAGGCCGTGGAAATCTGTGTGCGCAGGCAGCCGGGCGGGCTCTGTTCCAGTCGCCTGCACGAACTGCGGCCGGGCGACTGCCTTGAGGGCTTCATTCAGGCGCACCCGGACTTTCGCCCCGCAGCGGGTCGGCACCCGGTGATCCTGGTCGGTGCCGGCACCGGGCTTGCCCCGCTGATCGGCTTCGTGCGCAAGAACGCCAACCAGCGCTCGATTCACCTGTACTGGGGCGGACGCCATCCGCAGTCGGACTTCCTCTACGAACGTGAGCTGGAAGCATACCTGGCCGATGGCCGCCTGACCGGGCTTAGCCTGGCCTTTTCCCAGGGGCCGCAGCCGCGCTATGTGCAGGATCGCCTGCGCGAGGACGCACAGCGTCTGGCCATACTGTTTCAGCAGGGCGCCCAGGTGCTGGTCTGCGGCTCGCGGGAGATGGCGGCTGGCGTCCGCGAGGTGATCGAACCGTTGCTACAGGGGCAGGGCAGTAGTGTCGAACAGTTCCGTCTACAGGGGAGGTATCGCGAGGATGTCTACTGA
- a CDS encoding FAD:protein FMN transferase, whose amino-acid sequence MSTEQLRYNLSGATMGTRFSAVLQAPDGLDTAAIGTALQAAVDSVDRQMSIWKPDSDLMRLNAAPCGQLLAVPDELLWVLVSALQVSAASGGAFEISVGELIKAYGFGPQRSSGRTPGRLVRASEALEIDPALKRVRKHSPLTLDLNGIAKGFAVDEMARCLEAHGIDAYLVGIDGEMRARGVKADGSDWRVALERPVRGRREVLGALDLSDIAIATSGDYRHWREQDGKTYSHTIDPAVGEPLQSNLASVSVLCTSCMYADAWATALMVLGLERGRVLAEHQGLGAIFVLREGNELREVAVGL is encoded by the coding sequence ATGTCTACTGAACAGCTGCGCTACAACCTGAGCGGAGCCACCATGGGCACGCGCTTCAGTGCCGTGCTGCAGGCTCCGGACGGGCTCGATACCGCCGCCATCGGCACCGCGCTTCAGGCGGCGGTGGATAGTGTCGACCGGCAGATGTCGATCTGGAAGCCGGACTCCGACCTGATGCGCCTGAACGCCGCGCCCTGCGGGCAGTTGCTGGCAGTGCCCGACGAACTGCTCTGGGTGCTCGTCAGCGCACTGCAGGTGAGCGCCGCCTCCGGGGGGGCCTTCGAGATTTCGGTCGGCGAACTGATCAAGGCCTATGGCTTCGGTCCGCAGCGGTCCAGTGGCCGCACTCCAGGCCGACTTGTGCGCGCCAGCGAGGCACTGGAAATCGACCCCGCGCTCAAGCGCGTGCGCAAGCATTCCCCGTTGACTCTGGACCTGAACGGCATCGCCAAGGGCTTTGCAGTGGACGAGATGGCGCGCTGCCTGGAGGCGCACGGCATCGACGCCTACCTGGTGGGTATCGACGGCGAAATGCGCGCCCGTGGCGTGAAGGCCGACGGTAGTGACTGGAGGGTGGCACTGGAGCGGCCGGTCAGGGGACGGCGTGAGGTGCTGGGCGCGCTCGACCTGTCCGACATCGCCATCGCCACCTCCGGCGATTACCGGCACTGGCGCGAGCAGGACGGAAAGACCTACTCGCACACCATCGACCCGGCAGTCGGCGAGCCCCTGCAGAGCAACCTGGCCTCGGTCTCGGTGCTATGCACCAGCTGCATGTACGCCGATGCCTGGGCCACGGCGCTGATGGTGCTTGGGCTGGAACGCGGCCGGGTGCTGGCCGAACACCAGGGCTTAGGCGCCATCTTCGTGCTGCGCGAGGGCAATGAGTTGCGCGAGGTGGCCGTCGGGCTCTGA
- a CDS encoding sensor domain-containing diguanylate cyclase: MPVDLQALYPKLIHLMLDTVFVVDRDNQIVFVSDACETLLGYRAVELIGTPITDYIHPDDLSVTRASIIRVMNGHSHVDFRNRYIRKDGGVVHILWAAFWSDEVEARIGVARDVTALRQAEEELRFMAHHDPLTALTNRSLFNDRLDSALRAAHRHNNMLALLFLDINDFKGINDVHGHAMGDQVLCMVARRLQACVRETDTVARMGGDEFTVLLTDIQSQEAVAEKVAQILATMAEPLGAEFGAINMPSCSIGVAFYPADGEDADTLLSHADGEMYRIKRQRSSAAG, from the coding sequence ATGCCCGTTGACCTACAAGCGCTCTACCCCAAACTGATCCACCTGATGCTAGACACGGTGTTCGTGGTCGATCGGGACAACCAGATTGTCTTTGTCAGTGATGCCTGCGAAACCCTGCTCGGTTACCGGGCCGTCGAGCTGATCGGCACCCCGATCACCGACTACATCCACCCTGACGACCTGTCGGTGACACGGGCCTCCATCATCCGGGTCATGAACGGGCATTCCCACGTCGATTTCCGCAACCGTTACATCCGCAAGGATGGCGGTGTCGTGCACATTCTCTGGGCGGCCTTCTGGTCCGATGAGGTGGAGGCGCGGATCGGTGTCGCGCGGGACGTGACCGCCCTCCGCCAGGCCGAGGAAGAATTGCGCTTCATGGCCCATCACGATCCGCTGACCGCGCTGACCAACCGCTCGCTGTTCAATGACCGGCTGGACTCGGCCCTGCGCGCCGCACATCGCCACAACAACATGCTGGCGTTGCTGTTCCTGGATATCAATGACTTCAAGGGCATTAACGATGTGCATGGGCATGCAATGGGCGATCAGGTGCTGTGCATGGTTGCACGACGGCTGCAAGCCTGCGTCCGTGAGACGGACACCGTGGCGCGGATGGGCGGCGATGAGTTCACCGTGCTGTTGACGGATATCCAGTCGCAGGAAGCCGTTGCCGAGAAGGTGGCGCAGATTCTCGCGACCATGGCCGAGCCGCTGGGTGCTGAGTTTGGCGCGATCAACATGCCGTCCTGCAGTATCGGCGTGGCCTTTTATCCTGCGGATGGGGAAGATGCCGATACGCTGCTCAGCCATGCCGATGGCGAGATGTACCGGATTAAAAGGCAGCGTTCGTCGGCGGCTGGGTAG
- a CDS encoding GGDEF domain-containing protein, protein MALDPPTLLILSIALAAAAALYLAVEWRSIRESSLLFWSAGFATISVGSTLALLRISGLLLIGIWFANGLLVLAHWLFLMGVARVTQTRLSRGWYLVFVTWLALLLLPSEPWWSKVMLMANSLLVAVLALRASLLLRPHGKSLSVGAVQLRYVLLIHGLFYLAKALTAVIPGTLIDLAAFHGEIIQISLVEGAMAIMLIALSMTGTERHRREARIARLAARDPLTSLYNRRALEVRAPRLLEGVSATRPGALMLIDIDNFKGVNDLHGHLAGDRLLIALSEMIRSHLPEGALAARLGGDEFVIVLSNTSPQRIVELGNTLRERFQQTASASFVTPDAVTLSIGATLFDQPPASLAALIEQGDAALYESKRGGRDSVRLVERTVAGV, encoded by the coding sequence ATGGCTCTCGACCCTCCCACGCTGTTGATCCTTTCTATCGCCCTCGCCGCGGCGGCCGCCCTGTATCTGGCGGTCGAATGGCGCAGCATTCGCGAATCCTCGCTGCTGTTCTGGAGCGCAGGCTTTGCCACCATCAGCGTCGGCTCGACCCTCGCCCTGCTGCGTATCAGTGGCCTGCTGCTGATCGGCATCTGGTTCGCCAACGGCCTGCTGGTGCTGGCCCATTGGCTATTTCTGATGGGCGTCGCGCGCGTCACCCAAACTCGTCTGTCACGCGGTTGGTACCTGGTCTTCGTCACCTGGCTGGCGCTGCTGCTACTGCCGAGCGAGCCATGGTGGTCGAAGGTCATGTTGATGGCCAACTCGCTGCTGGTTGCCGTGCTGGCGCTCAGAGCCAGCTTGCTTCTGCGCCCCCATGGCAAGTCATTGAGCGTTGGCGCCGTGCAATTGCGCTATGTATTGCTGATCCACGGCCTGTTCTATCTGGCCAAGGCCCTGACCGCAGTGATTCCCGGCACACTGATCGATCTGGCGGCGTTTCATGGCGAGATCATCCAGATTTCGCTGGTCGAAGGCGCGATGGCGATCATGTTGATCGCACTGTCGATGACCGGTACCGAGCGCCACCGCCGTGAAGCGCGCATAGCGCGGCTGGCCGCACGCGACCCGCTGACCTCCCTGTACAACCGCCGCGCCCTTGAAGTGCGGGCGCCACGCTTGCTCGAAGGTGTTTCGGCCACGCGCCCAGGCGCCTTGATGCTGATCGACATCGACAACTTCAAAGGCGTCAACGACCTGCACGGCCATCTGGCCGGCGACCGCCTGCTCATCGCCCTGAGCGAGATGATTCGTTCGCACCTGCCCGAAGGCGCGCTGGCCGCCAGACTGGGCGGTGACGAGTTCGTCATTGTCCTGAGCAATACCTCACCGCAGCGCATTGTCGAGCTGGGCAATACCTTGCGCGAGCGCTTTCAGCAGACGGCCTCAGCCTCGTTCGTCACTCCCGATGCCGTGACCCTGAGCATCGGCGCCACCTTGTTCGACCAGCCGCCGGCAAGCCTGGCGGCATTGATCGAGCAAGGTGATGCGGCGCTCTACGAATCCAAGCGCGGTGGGCGCGACAGTGTTCGTCTGGTGGAGCGTACGGTGGCGGGTGTTTGA
- a CDS encoding DUF1214 domain-containing protein: MKRSSRLALAGGVFAVSCLTAALQSSFVHASETVTAPQTQAFSDQEVSDAYIYLLGRLLVLRQQQLDFQQGMQWNQLVHRKPGAVDWPNPNLDVAYSEAWLALDERSCAQISVPKIVDRYYTVQFLNGWGETLANINERSQPDHPFGDFAVCLKDAKVTLPAGVKRIDLLVRTARVLSRVELGADARQAEQLQQQFTLRPTGTPTLPAVPEALMFELNKLPGVEAFDKAEAALQEPDLNPGMQAVQARVRAIAAQVADPATRARIDQQIKTRTYPALARSAATIGPGTVRNGWVRPAVSGAYGSDFLTRTLVDYGGIWANTQQEVHYFRAAAAGSGEVLDGGQSYSLTIPADQLPQNFARYFWSITATDAKNFRVLPNALGRFLLNNQSDLKYNADGSLTLYFGPQQPAGASQGNWLPTAAGQPFRLILRYYGAKGVVAAGDYFPPALVRL, translated from the coding sequence ATGAAACGATCATCGCGACTGGCGCTTGCCGGAGGCGTTTTTGCAGTTTCCTGCCTGACGGCCGCGTTGCAGTCATCTTTTGTCCACGCCAGTGAAACCGTCACTGCGCCACAAACGCAGGCGTTCTCGGACCAGGAGGTCAGTGACGCCTATATCTATTTGCTGGGTCGCCTGCTGGTGCTGCGCCAACAGCAGCTGGACTTTCAGCAAGGGATGCAGTGGAACCAGCTTGTGCACCGCAAGCCAGGAGCCGTGGACTGGCCCAATCCCAACCTTGATGTCGCGTACTCGGAAGCTTGGCTAGCCCTGGACGAGCGCAGTTGCGCGCAGATCTCGGTGCCGAAAATCGTCGATCGCTACTACACAGTGCAGTTCCTCAATGGCTGGGGCGAGACACTGGCCAATATCAATGAGCGCAGTCAGCCCGATCATCCTTTTGGCGACTTTGCGGTCTGCCTGAAGGACGCAAAGGTGACGCTGCCCGCTGGCGTCAAACGTATCGATCTGCTGGTGCGCACCGCCCGCGTGCTGTCGCGGGTGGAGCTGGGCGCCGATGCCAGGCAAGCCGAGCAGCTGCAGCAGCAGTTCACCTTGCGTCCTACCGGCACGCCAACGCTTCCGGCGGTCCCCGAGGCGCTGATGTTCGAGCTGAACAAGCTGCCTGGCGTCGAGGCATTCGACAAGGCTGAAGCTGCCCTGCAGGAGCCGGACCTGAACCCCGGCATGCAAGCCGTGCAGGCCAGGGTCCGGGCAATCGCCGCGCAGGTTGCAGATCCGGCCACGCGCGCACGTATCGATCAGCAGATCAAAACCCGTACCTATCCTGCACTGGCCAGGTCGGCGGCTACGATCGGGCCGGGAACCGTACGCAATGGCTGGGTGCGCCCGGCAGTCTCCGGCGCCTACGGCAGCGACTTCCTGACCCGGACCCTGGTCGACTATGGCGGCATCTGGGCCAACACCCAGCAGGAGGTTCACTACTTCCGTGCGGCCGCAGCGGGCAGCGGCGAGGTGCTTGACGGTGGCCAAAGCTATTCGCTGACGATTCCGGCTGACCAGTTGCCGCAAAATTTTGCCCGCTACTTCTGGTCGATCACCGCCACCGATGCGAAAAACTTCCGCGTGTTGCCTAACGCGCTAGGGCGCTTTCTGCTCAACAACCAATCCGACCTGAAATACAACGCCGACGGTTCGCTGACCCTCTATTTCGGTCCGCAACAGCCGGCAGGCGCGAGCCAGGGCAATTGGCTGCCTACCGCTGCGGGCCAGCCGTTCAGGCTGATCCTGCGCTATTACGGCGCCAAGGGTGTGGTAGCCGCTGGCGACTATTTCCCTCCGGCGCTGGTCAGGCTCTGA
- a CDS encoding DUF1254 domain-containing protein gives MNELKALVAAIALYGAYLPVAHSDALQTAAVPVTVDNFARAETDRYFGLTAKRGGFGTFSHWRNLIPVDRPTVIRPNRDTLYSTAVFDMDAGPVSVTLPDAGGRFMSLVMIDEDHQVIGVHYGAGEYRLNRADVSTRYVMFGVRTLINPADPQDLTKIAALQDAIVARQDGGPGQFQVPNWDEASRAHIRKALLALGSTLEDSRGMFGKREDVDPVRHLIGSAMAWGGNPEKDAYYQVVTPQLNDGKTPYQLDVSNVPAGAFWSISVYNAQGQFQKNAQEAYALNNLTARKGEDGKVLVRFGGCEATVANCLPIMPGWNYMVRFYQPAKAVLDGSWKLPEAHPAF, from the coding sequence ATGAATGAATTGAAAGCACTGGTGGCGGCTATCGCCTTGTACGGCGCCTACCTGCCGGTAGCGCATAGCGATGCGTTGCAAACGGCGGCGGTGCCGGTCACCGTCGACAACTTCGCCCGCGCCGAGACCGACCGTTACTTCGGCCTGACCGCCAAACGCGGCGGTTTTGGCACGTTTTCCCATTGGCGCAACCTGATTCCGGTGGACCGCCCGACCGTGATCCGGCCGAACCGCGACACGCTGTATTCAACCGCGGTGTTCGATATGGACGCCGGCCCTGTCAGCGTGACCCTGCCAGACGCCGGCGGGCGCTTCATGTCGCTGGTGATGATCGACGAGGATCACCAGGTCATCGGCGTTCACTATGGGGCAGGGGAGTACCGCCTCAACCGCGCGGATGTGTCCACCCGCTATGTCATGTTCGGCGTACGGACCCTGATCAACCCCGCCGACCCGCAGGACCTGACCAAGATTGCCGCCTTGCAGGATGCCATCGTCGCCAGGCAGGACGGCGGGCCTGGGCAGTTCCAGGTGCCGAACTGGGACGAAGCCAGCCGCGCGCACATACGCAAGGCGTTGTTGGCGCTGGGCTCGACCCTTGAAGACTCGCGCGGCATGTTCGGCAAGCGTGAAGACGTTGACCCGGTACGCCACCTGATCGGCAGTGCCATGGCCTGGGGTGGTAACCCGGAGAAGGATGCTTACTACCAGGTTGTCACGCCGCAGCTTAATGATGGCAAGACCCCGTACCAGCTGGATGTTTCCAATGTGCCTGCAGGGGCTTTCTGGTCCATCAGTGTTTACAACGCGCAGGGGCAATTCCAGAAGAATGCCCAGGAAGCCTACGCACTGAACAACCTCACTGCACGCAAAGGTGAGGACGGTAAGGTGTTGGTTCGCTTTGGCGGATGCGAGGCGACGGTTGCCAACTGCTTGCCGATCATGCCGGGCTGGAACTACATGGTGCGCTTCTATCAGCCGGCCAAGGCGGTGCTGGATGGCTCGTGGAAGTTGCCTGAGGCACATCCCGCCTTTTGA
- a CDS encoding SDR family NAD(P)-dependent oxidoreductase has product MQEDITSPFSLSGRTVLVTGASSGIGAHLARVASRAGARVVLAARRVERLHELAEALRQDGGQALAVAMDVTDRASVEAAFDAAEAAFGVVDVVLNNAGVGNGQRVLEVSEQDWSHMLSTNLDGVWRVAQCAAQRLARAKQGGSIVNIASMLGLRVGTGYSHYCTAKAGVVQLTKSLALELARYDIRVNAIAPGYFITEMTDGYFDSEQGQAYIRNAVPMRRLGRLEELEGPFLLLASQAGAYMSGSVLAVDGGQLVGSL; this is encoded by the coding sequence ATGCAAGAAGACATCACCTCTCCCTTCTCCCTGAGTGGCCGAACCGTGCTGGTCACCGGCGCGTCCAGTGGTATCGGCGCCCACCTCGCCCGCGTTGCCAGCCGTGCCGGTGCGCGGGTGGTTCTGGCCGCACGCCGCGTGGAACGCCTGCACGAACTGGCCGAAGCGCTGCGCCAGGACGGTGGCCAAGCCCTGGCAGTGGCCATGGACGTCACCGATCGGGCCAGCGTCGAAGCCGCCTTCGACGCTGCCGAAGCCGCGTTCGGCGTTGTCGACGTGGTGCTCAACAATGCTGGTGTCGGCAATGGCCAGCGCGTGCTTGAAGTCAGCGAGCAGGACTGGAGCCACATGCTGTCGACCAACCTCGACGGCGTCTGGCGCGTGGCCCAGTGTGCAGCGCAACGTCTGGCGCGCGCCAAGCAGGGCGGCAGCATCGTCAACATCGCCTCCATGCTCGGCCTGCGCGTTGGTACCGGCTACAGCCATTACTGCACGGCGAAGGCCGGCGTGGTGCAACTGACCAAGTCGCTGGCGCTGGAGCTGGCCCGTTATGACATTCGGGTCAATGCCATTGCACCGGGCTACTTCATCACCGAAATGACCGACGGTTACTTCGACAGCGAACAGGGTCAGGCGTACATCCGCAACGCCGTGCCGATGCGCCGCCTTGGACGCCTGGAGGAGCTTGAAGGACCGTTTTTGCTGTTGGCCAGCCAGGCCGGGGCCTATATGTCAGGGTCGGTATTGGCGGTGGATGGCGGCCAATTGGTGGGGAGTTTGTAA